The nucleotide sequence TATACCAAGGGTTTGGGAGAAACTATAGCTCCTATTAAAAAACTTTTGGGAGATTATCAAACCATTGAGAAATCGTCTTTCAGTTGTTGCGATGATGAAGTTTTTATGCAGGAAATATCTTCCAATTCTAAGAAAAATATAATAATTGCAGGAATTGAATCGCATGTTTGTGTAATGCAAACTGCCATCGATCTAATTGAAAAAGGCTACCAACCAATTATTGTGGAAGATTGTGTTTCGTCGAGACACAAAAAGAACAAAAAAATTGCAATAGAACGAATGCGCTCAAAAGGTGCTATAATAACCGGATTCGAATCAATCCTATTTGAATTGTGCAGATATTCAAATAATGAATACTTTAAGAGTATCTCGAAAATAGTTAAGTAGTAAATCTCGAAAAAATCTATATGTTCATCTGAATATTGTAAATCATTTTCTTAAGAATATAATTTACAACAATTCCACTTTACTCCCATTTTTCAAGAATTTTACTAAAATACAATGTGTAGATTTTAACATAAATCTATCACTATAGTATAAAATTGCTATTACATAATATATGAATAATCAGG is from Bacteroidota bacterium and encodes:
- a CDS encoding hydrolase; translated protein: MRILQNETIGLIIDMQSVLYPHIYKYEMLTKNTYTLIEGLKTLKIPLLITQQYTKGLGETIAPIKKLLGDYQTIEKSSFSCCDDEVFMQEISSNSKKNIIIAGIESHVCVMQTAIDLIEKGYQPIIVEDCVSSRHKKNKKIAIERMRSKGAIITGFESILFELCRYSNNEYFKSISKIVK